Within the Sebaldella sp. S0638 genome, the region GATCAAAATCTTTCAGCCCGTTTTCGTTTATTAACTTTTTATCCAATATTACTTTCATACAAAACCGCCATCAATCATTTTTTTATTATTATAACACTTAAAACGCCATAAAAAAAGATACTTTTACAATTTTTTTTACAGAACATTGTATTTTCCTATACTGTAAAAAAGTCTGTAAAAGCATCAATTAAAGAATTCCCATATACAAATCATGTATTTTTTATTCTTTGTGCCTGCCCAAAAAATATAAAATAATCAGGTCTGTGTCTTGACTGAGTATATTCAAACATAATCCCTTCGGCATTATAAGTATAATTACTTATCACCGCTACACAGTTATAGTCCTGCAGATTCAGATATCTAAAATCATCCTCTGTTGCTTTTTCCACTGTAATAATACGCTTGGTAGTCACTACTTTTTCATTCAGTTCATTTTCAATATATTCATATATGGAATTTTCCGCTATTTCAAGAGTAAGCCCTTTTACTATATCTTTTCTGTAATAATTATGATCAATTATCAGTGCCTGCCTGTCCATAAATCTGACTCTCTGGATATAGTATATTTCAGTTCCCGCTGGAATTCCGGTTTTTCTGCTTAAAACTTCATCAGCTGTAAGTTCTGAAAAGTGTACGACTTCTGTTTTATTTTCCCTGCTGTTTCTTATACTTGCCTCTTTAAAACTCTCAACATCACCAAGCATGAAACCCGGTTTCTTATGCTGCTCGTATATTACACATACACCTTTGCCGTGAAGGCTTTGTACATAACCGATTGATGCCAGCTGTGCCACAGCCCTCCTTAATGTATTACGTGAACATGTATATTCTTTTATAAGGTTATTTTCAGACGGGAGTAATTGCTGATATCCGTATACTTCCAACTCTATTTTCTTTTTAAGGTCTTCATATATCTTGTCATATTTTATTCTTCCCATTTTTCTTCCTTTATTATTTATTTTTTTGATTATATCATATTATTTTGAATTTTATAATAAATGAAATAATATTATGCTTTATTCTGGTTTATATTTTTTGCGGCTGTCTGAAATTATTTATTCCTGAAAAAATTATAAGTATTCTTTTTCCTGTTTATCTTCAAGGCTGTTATAATAATTAGCAAATAGTATCATTATATAAGGAACTCCTATTATTATTCCTATCCACAGCGTACATAAAGATATTATCATAACAAGCATATACACCAAAAACACGAGCAGTATATTTACCGTTTCCCCTTTTATCAGGCTTCTGATTCTCCTAAATACTTCAAATATTCCAATTTCCGGATTATCATGAATAATGTAATATCCAAAATTATAAATCTGAAGTTTTATAATAAGAAATATACTAAAGAGTATAATATATATCGTTTCAAATATATTAATATCTCTTCCGGGGCCGATAAGCCAATGCGGTACAAATACTACTGCACAGCCCAGCATTAAATATATTCCAAACTTTACATATTTTAAAATCTGAAATAAAGTTATTTTTTTTATATGATTTTTTCCGGAGAATAATGTACTGTATGTTGTTTCTTCCCCTCTTGTAATTTTCAGATAAAATATGTATAATCCGTATTCTATCACTCCTGCGAGACTCAGTGAAATTATTCCCAATATTGCTATAATCACACTGCCTGTTATATAGCTCCATATATTTTGAAAGATAAAAAATATACATCCCAGAAGCATCAAAATCTGTGCAGCCATCCCCACTCCAAAATTAACACCCCAGTTTATCAGGAATCCTACTATGGACTTACCCATATTATTCATTGTATCTTCATTTGTTTTTTTTATTACTTCTGTCAGACTTGATTTCATTTTTCTTCTCCCTAGTTATTCAAATATTTTTAATTTTATATAAATCTATACAACATTCTACCATATATTATTTTATATTACATAATAATATATTTCAAGTTATAAAATTAATCTCTTGCATCATATTATTCACAAAAAAAGACGACCCAGTCACGGATCATCTTAATTCAGGCATAAAGCCCCATATCTCAATTCATAATTTTCTTTTAAAAAAGCCGAGAATCAGTAAAAATATTACGGCTCCCACAGCTGAAACCAATATTTGTGCAAATAACCCGTAAGTATCACGGAATATAAGCCCTCCTATCAAACCGCCTATACAACCAATAATAATTGTTACTATGAAACTGTATCTTTGTCCCATTAGTGCTTTTGCTATTATTCCAGCTACTGCACCCACTATAAGTGAACCAAGTA harbors:
- a CDS encoding GlsB/YeaQ/YmgE family stress response membrane protein; this encodes MGILGSLIVGAVAGIIAKALMGQRYSFIVTIIIGCIGGLIGGLIFRDTYGLFAQILVSAVGAVIFLLILGFFKRKL
- a CDS encoding UTRA domain-containing protein, translated to MGRIKYDKIYEDLKKKIELEVYGYQQLLPSENNLIKEYTCSRNTLRRAVAQLASIGYVQSLHGKGVCVIYEQHKKPGFMLGDVESFKEASIRNSRENKTEVVHFSELTADEVLSRKTGIPAGTEIYYIQRVRFMDRQALIIDHNYYRKDIVKGLTLEIAENSIYEYIENELNEKVVTTKRIITVEKATEDDFRYLNLQDYNCVAVISNYTYNAEGIMFEYTQSRHRPDYFIFFGQAQRIKNT